Genomic window (Deinococcus reticulitermitis):
GCGCAGCGGCGGTGAGCTGGAATGGGATACGCCGGGTCAGGTGCACGTTCAGCCCAGCCTGGTCGTGCAGGCGATGACACACCTCGTGGCAAACGCCCTAAAGTTTCATCGGCCCGGGGTCGCGCCCCGGGTGGAGGTCCGCGCGCGCCGCTGGGGGAAATGGGTGAGTATCGACATCAGGGACAACGGCATTGGAATCGAGGCCGAGTATCATGAGCGGGTGTTTACGATCTTTCAGCGCCTGCACCTGCGCGAGCGTTATCCCGGCAACGGGATCGGGCTTGCCATCAGCCGCAAGATCGTCGAGGCCCACGGCGGCACCCTGACGCTGCGTTCGGTGCCGGGCGAGGGCAGCACCTTCACCCTGACGCTGCCGGCAGCCGGGACCGGGACGCCTGTGACCGGGACGCCTGTGACTGGGGAGATCGGGGCAGGGGAGACGCTGTGAGTCCGAACAGCGCGCCGGAAGTTCAGATCCTGCTGGTCGAGGACAGCGAGCCGGACATCCTCCTGACCGAAGAAGCGTTTGCCGAGGCGCGGGTGCGCAATCAGCTGCACGTCGTGCGTGACGGCGAAGAAGCCCTGCAATTCCTGCGCCGTCAGGGCGAGCACGCCCGCGCTCCGCGCCCTGATGTGATCTTGATGGACATCAACATGCCGCGCAAAAACGGCCTCGAAGTCCTGGAGGAAGTCAAGGCCGACCCCGAGCTGCGGACCATTCCCATCCTGATCCTCACGACCAGTCAGGCCGAGGAGGACGTGCGGCGCTCCTACGCCGGACACGCGAGCGGTTACGTCGTCAAGCCGGTGGGCTTCGAGAACTTCCTGCAGGCGATCCGCGCGTTCGAGGAGTTCTGGCTCACCTTCGTCCGCTTTCCCCCACGCGCCTGAGCGACCCTGCGCCGGGGCCGGTCCCGTCAACCGGCCCTGACAATCGCGCGCCATGCTGTGGGGATGACTGACCCCAAACGCCAGGACGTGATTCCCGTCGCCGCCGAGCTGGGCGTGCATGGTGAAGCCCGCAGCGAAAGCGTGCGAGCCGAGCAGGGACCGCCCCCCGCCGACTTTGCCGAGCGCCCGGCGAGCGGCGTACCGGTGCTGGAGGGCGAGCCGCTCGGCGCCGAGCAGGTGACCACCCTGACTGGGGACGCGAGCGACACGGCGGATGCCAACGTCGCCTTGCAGGAGGCCGAGGGCCTCGACCCGCGCGCCGGAGGCTGAGCGCCGGGGAGAGGAGGGCCGGGGGCTATGCTCCCCCCCATGCAGACGGTAGAAGACCTCCGGAGCGTGTGCCGCGCGCTGCCGCACTCGCTCGAAACCTTTCCCTTCGACGACGTGACGCTCGTGTTCAAAGTCGGCTACCTCAGCAAGTCGAAGATGTACGCCTTGACCGACGTGACCGCCGATCCCCTGCGCCTGAGCGTCAAGGTGCCGCCCGAGCGCGGCGAGGAGCTGCGCGCCGAGCACCCCGGACACATCGTCCCCGGCCACCACCTCAACAAGCGGCATTGGGTCACGCTCACCCTCGACGGCAGCCTCCCCGCCGAACTGGTCAAGGAGCTGCTGCGCGGCAGTTACCTCCTCGTGGCGCGCGGCGGTTTTACGAAAGCCGAGCGGCGGGAGTTGGGGCTGCCTGACGCGCTCTGACACCCGTCACGGAAGGGAGAGGCGGGGAGCAGCACACTCTGGGCATGTCCGCCGACTGGGTGACCCTCCTCGCCGCACTCGTCCTGCTCTGGGCGGGGGTGCTCTTCACCACGCGGGGGAGGGCGGGCGCTGGAGGAAAACGGCGGAGGCTGGGCCAGAGCGCGGAAGCCTTCTGGATGGAGCGTCTGCTCCGGCTCACGCGCGGCAACCGGGACGCCGTCGAGCGCGGCGTGAGCGCCAGGCGGGCAAAGTTTCCGCAGGCTTCGCGCGCCGAACTTCTCGAACTCCTCTACCACGACTACCTGCGAGACCGGCGCTGACACGGCGTCTACACTGGGGAGCATGAATCAGACCTTCTCCTTCGTGGGCAGCAGCGGCCTGAACCTGGGCGTCCTGGCCGCTGGCCTGATTCTCGCCTTCGGGGTGTGGCGCGGGCGGCGCGACCTCGGCACGAGCGGCGCGGGGGAGGTAATGGTGGCAACGATCCTGACGGGGTTTGTGCCGGTTCTGCTGTTCCTGCTGCCTGACTTTGCGCGCCCGACTTTCGGGCGGACTCCGGCGGTGCCCTGGCCCTTCCTGATCAGCGGTCCGCTGGGGCTCGCGCTCGGCTTCGTGCCGCTGTGGGTGGCGGTGGGCTGGATGGAGAGGATTCGGCAAGCGACCTCTCTGGGTCTGGAGCCCAGGTCTCCCCGGCCCGAAGCGAGGCAAAGCCCCTGGATCCGTGCGCTGCTGCTCGCTGCTTTCGCGGTCTTCGGCCTGATGCTGCTGTACAGCACCCGGCGTTAAATCTGGATACTGGCGCCGTGACCTTCACCGTGACTGCCGGCCCGCTGCCCGCCCTCCCCGAACTCGTCGCCCTCTACGACTCGGTGCGCTGGAGCGCCTACACCCGCGAGCCCGAGCGGTTGCAAGAGGCGCTGGAGAACTCCGGCTTCCTCTGGACCGCGCGCCGTGAAGACGGCGAGCTGATCGGACTGATTCGCGGCCTCACCGACCGCGTGAGCATCCTCTACGTGCAGGACATCCTCGTGCGGCCCGATTGGCAGCGCGGCGGCGTGGGGCGGGCACTGATGGAGCAGATGCTGGCGGAGTACGGCCACATTCGGCAGATGGTCCTGATCACCGACGACGAACCGAAACAGCTCGCCTTCTACGCCTCGCTGGGCTTCCAGAACACGCGCGGGCTGGTGAAGGTGCCGACCAATGCGTTTTACCGGGTTGCTTCAGGGCCGCTGGAGTAAGGCGAAACCCTCAGCCCGCCACTCCTTCCCGCTCCTCCGCGTACTGGCTCGCCTGGAGGCGCCAGAGTTCGGCGTATTCGCCGCCGCGCGCGAGGAGGCCGGCGTGGGTGCCGTCTTCGATCAGGCGTCCGCCTTTCATCACGAGCACCCGGTCCGCCATCAGCACGCTGCCGAGGCGGTGGGTGATCAGCAGGGTGGTGCGGCCCCTGGAGAGCGCGGCGAAGGCGGCGAAGACCTCGGCTTCACTGCGCGGATCGAGCGCCGCCGTCGGCTCGTCGAGGATCAGGACGCGGGCGTCCCGGTAAAGGGCGCGGGCGGTGGCGAGCTTCTGCCATTGCCCGCCCGAGAGGTCCACGCCGCCGAAGGCCTGCCCGAGCCGCGCCTCCAGGCCGCCCTCCACCCGGTTCAGCGCCGCGCCGAGCCCGCTCGCTCCGACGGCGTGGGCGAGCTTGGGGGCGTCCTCGGGCTGCCCGAGCACCACGTTCTCGCGCAGGGTCCACTCGAATTTGGCGAAATCCTGAAACACTGCCGCGACCTGCGCGCGCCACCCGCCGGGATCCACCGCGCGCAGGTCCACCTCCTCGCCCGGCCCGCCGAGCAGGATGCGCCCCGACGAGGGGTCGTAGAAGCGCAGCAGCAGCTTGACGAGCGTGGTCTTGCCCGCGCCGTTCTCGCCCACGATGGCGACGACTTGCCCCTCGGGGATGGTGAGCGACACGTCCTCCACGACGGGCGGCCCGTCCCGGTAGCCGAAGGTCACCCGGTCAAGCGTCAGGGTCAGTTCACGCGGCAGGGGCCGGGGCTGGGCGGGTGCGGTCACCCCCGGCGCGGCGGCGAGGAAGCGGTGGAACTTGTGAAACCAGTTGAGGTGCTCGGTGCCCACGCTGAGGTACTCGGAAATGGAGCGCAGTTCGTCGCGCAGCCCGGCGAGCGCCGTGATCACGAGGACCACGCTGCCCGCCGTGTAGACGCCCTGCTGGGCACGGTCCACGACGTAGATAAAGAGCCCCGCCGTCACGAGCAGCGACAGCGCCTGATACGGCAGCACCCCGAGCAGTTGCTTGTTGCGCACCCCGCGCATCACCCGTTGATAGTCGAGGGTCCGCTCCAGATACCGGCCCTGGAGGTGCGGCATCAGCCCGTAGAGCCGCACTTCCTTGGCGTACTCGTGGCGCATGGCGACGCGCTGGAAGTAATTCAGCTCGCGCGAGTCCTGGGTGCGCTGGATGAAGATGCTCCAGCCGAGTTTGGAAAAGGCCAGTTGCCGCAGCAGCGCCGGCAGCATGCCCGCCACTACGACGAGCGGCACCCACCAGCCGATGGTAAGCAGTGTGGCCGACACGCCCACCGCCCCCACCCCGCTCCGCACGAGGTAGAGCAGCGTCGAGACGAGGTTCAGGGGCCGGCGCGGCGCGCCCATCTGCAAAATCTCGATGTCGTCGTGAAAGCGCGGGTCTTCGAGCACGTCCAGGCCCTGAATCTCGCCCATCTTGCCCATCAGGCGCGTCATCGTGCGGACCGTGAAATGGTCCGAGGCGTAGCCCTGAAGCACCTGAGACGCCACCCCCGTCACCTGCGTGAGCAGCGCCGCCCCCGCCCACGCCCCCGCGAGCAACGTGAGGTTGGCCTCCTGCCCAGCGAGGGCCGCACCCACCCCGTCCACCGTCCACTTGCCGAGCAGGATGGTGACGGCAGGCATCAGCCCCTGAATCACCGCCATCAGCAGCATCAGGCCGACGAGCAGCGGCGCGCTGCGCAGGAGGTCCGGCACCGTCTGCGCGAGCACGCCGAGCAGTTGGCGGCCTGTGAGGTCTTCGCGCTCGGGGAGCTTGCGGGTCAGCATCTGGGCGGCAGTCTAGAACACTTGTCAAAAAGAGCCTTTCTTTTTGACCGAGCGGAGCGAGCGAGTTTGACCGAGCATTGGGGAGAATGGAGCCGTGAGGGGTGTTCTTCCGCTCACGGCGGAATTCGGACCAATGCTTTCAGGGTGTGGTAGGCAGCGGAAAGGCGGCCCGCTTACGGCCCGTCTGGAAACACGTAGCGCTGCCCGTTCCAGCGCCCGACGAGGCGCGAATCGCACACGAGGTCCTGATAGCCGCGCGTCCTCGTCGCCAGCACGCCGAAGCGCAGGCAGCCGAGGTTGGCCGGCAGCAGGTCACGGCCCTGGCGGTCCTGCACGCCGCAGGTCAGCGCCGACCACCGGTCCCAGACCTCGCAGCGCAGGATCTCGCGCACGCCGTCGCCGTTGAGATCGGCAGCCAGGGTGCTGCGCGCCGGGTCAAAGGAGGAGGCCAGCCACTGCGGACTCGCTTTCAGCCCCGGGACGCTCTCGCTCTTCAGCGTGACGAGCTGTCCGCGCTCGTAAGCGTAGCGGCGACGCAGGGCGTCTTGCCCAGTCTCCTCGGTCAGGGTCACCACGCGTCCCCCCGGCTCGAAGCCCACCTCGCCCCAGAAGGAGAAACTCTTCGTGAATCCGAGCTGCCCGCCCGCGTAGGTGGCAAACGTGTAGGCCTCGGGCACGGCGTTGCCGCCGAAGGACACGGCCACCAGCGCGTCCTGGCTGCCGTCGCCGTCGAAATCGGCCACCCGCACGACCCGCAGTGAGGTGGCGTCGCCCAGGCCCAGGTCGGCGGGGGCCACCACCGCCGCCGGAAACGCCCGCTTCAGATCGAGGGTCAGGCGAACTTGCCCGCCCTGCCACACCTCCAGTCGGGAGCCGCTGAGGGAATCGGCGCGGTAGTCCCCCCCTTCAGATGCGGGGGCGGCCAGGGCGAGTACGCCCAGCAGGCCGGTAGCGAGAAACGAGAGCGTCAGGCGCCGAGCAGTCATGGAAGACCTCCGTGGAGGGTCAGTGTAGGCCCTGCGCGGCCAGGAAAGATGCGCCGGAGAGACAGAAAAATCCCCCCTCACGAGGAGGGGGAAATCTCTGGCGGGCCCTGAAGGACTTGAACCCTCGACCTACGGTTTTGGAGACCGCCGCTCTACCAACTGAGCTAAGAACCCATGCCTGCCCGGCGTTCAGGCCCGAATAGAGTACCAGAGCGCGGGGGGGCGTGCAAGCCTGAGGCTGGCTGGACGCCGGCTCACTTCCGCGCCATCTGCTCGGCTGGCAGGCGTGGATCGTGCGGATGAACCGCATAGACCGCTCCCCAGGGCTTGTACACGCTTCTGATCTCGTCTTTCCGGGTGCGGCCGTCGGCAAAGGTGACAGTGCGCGTGAGCACGCTCGTCATGCCTTCCATCGGCCCGTCGAGGAGGCGCTGCTGCCCAGGGGCGACGCGCTCATCGGCCATGAAGCTCGGTGCGGCGGGGGGCTTCAGGTCGGTCACGACCGGCCCGCTGACTCTGGCTCGGCGCCCAGTGTCGGTGCCGAACACGTCGAAGCGCAGCTTCTGACTGCGAGTGTTCCAGGTGACCTGGAAGAAGAGGTGCGCGCCGGTGTCGTTGTTCATCCGCAGGTTCTTGTACGGTGCGTAGACGGTGGCCTCGTAGCCGATGGGATCGTAATACCTCACGCGGTGGCTGTGCTGGTGGCGCTCGACGACCGGGAGTCCAGCCTCCCAGAGCGCGCGGAAAGCGGTGGTGCTCACCTGACAAAGGCCGCCGCCGTCTTCGAGCGCGAGGCTGTCGCCCGCGATCACGTAGCCCGGCACGAAGCCGGTCCTGGCGCTTACCTCGCCCACCATCCTGTTGAAGTTGAACTCTCCGTTCGGCGCGACGAAGGCGTAATCGAACTTCGACGCCCCCACCACGACATTTTTCGAACGGAAGTCCGGGCTTCCGGCGAAAGAGCTGCGGGCCGTCGCCAGGTGACCAAGCACCCCGCGCTCGGCGAGCAGGGTGACGCTGCGCTCTGGGCGCTTCTCCTGAAAAACGACGGCGGCTGCGTTCTCCCCGGCAAGCATGGCCTTCAGCAGCGCCTGCCGGGTCGCCGCGCGGTCGAAGGTCCATTCGGGCTGGTCGGTGGCGATCCAGCCGCCGGGGCGCTCGAAGAACCGGGCGGGGCGGCCCTTGACGTTTACGGCCCTTTCTACTTCGGTCAGCAGCGGACCGAGGTAGGACGTGACTTTGCCGTACTCGCGGCTGCGGGCCACCCACTTGGCGGGAAGGGTCCAACTCTTCCTCAGGGTGTGGCGCGTGAGCTGGCCGCCTTCGATCTTCTGAAGTGGGGCGGTGAAGGTCAGCTTGAGCGGTGCCGGCGCCGGCAATGGGAACGCGGGCGCCGGCAATGGAGGCCGGGTGGACTTGGGCTGGTCTTGGGGAGGCAGAGCTGGCGCCGAGGCGGGTGCCGGGGTGCCTGGCGGCGCAGCGTGCGCCATGACAGCGAGGGCAAGAAACAGGGAAAGGCCGCGGAACTTCATCCCGTCAGGCTACGGGGGGCATTCTGCTGGAAGATGAGCAAATCTTATTTTTTACGCCAACACAGAAGCGGGCCCGCTTCAGGGAATCCGGGCCTCGAGCGCAGTGAGTCGCTCGCGCAGCGCCTGCTTGTCCGGGGCAACGAGGTTGACGTGCCCGAGCTTGCGCCCCGCCCCCCCCCCCTTGTGGTACAGGTGGACATGGGTCCCGGGTAGGGCGTCGATGCCCTCCCAGTCGGGCTCCTGCGCCTCGCCGCCTGGCCCGGTCACGCCCACGTAATTCACCATCGCGCAGGGCAGCAGGGGGCGCCAGTCGCTGAGCGGCAGCCCGAGCACCGCGCGCACCTGGGCCTCGAACTGGCTGACGCCGCCGCCGTCCTGGGTGAGATGCCCGGAGTTGTGCACCCGTGGAGCCACCTCGTTGACGAGGAGGTCGCCGTTCGGCAGCTCGAAGAATTCAAGGGTGATCAGCCCCTCCAGACCCCAGCCTTCCGCCACCCGGCGGGCGAGGTCGCGGGCGCGCGCCTCGGTGCCCTGCGGGGAGCGCGCGGGAAACACGCTGGTCCGCAGGATGCCGCCCCGGTGCACATTCTCGACGAGGGGACCGAAGGCAAGTTCACCCGCCGCCGTGCGCGCTACGGCGAGGCTGACCTCGCGCGTGAACGTCACGAAGCCTTCGAGGACGCAGGGCACCCGCCCGAGGTCGTCCCAGGCTCGGCGCAGCTCGCCTTCCGAGGTCACGCGCGCCTGACCTTTGCCGTCGTAGCCGAGTTCGGCAGTTTTGAGCAGGCCCTGGCCGCCCACCTCCGCCAGCGCCCCCACCAGATCGCCCTGCGTCTCGATCGCCACGAAGGGCGCAGTGCCGGCCCCTACCTCGCGCAGCGCCCGCTTCTCGTGGGCACGGTGCTTGGACCGGGCGAGCAGGCCCGCCCCCGGCCGCACCGGCACGCGGCCCCGCAGGGCGTCCAGAGCCTCGACCGGCACGTTCTCGAATTCGAGGGTGACCGCGTCGCACCCGGCCAGGGTGTCCAGCCCTACCGGATCGGTGTAGGGCGCGCAGAGGTGCTCAGCGCACAGCCGCGCCGGGGCTTCGGGGTCGGGTTCGAGCACCCGCACCCGCACCCCGAGGGGCAGCGCCGCGAGCGCGAGCATCTGCGCGAGTTGCCCGCCGCCGAGGATACCGAGGGTTCTTGGTCTCATTCGGCCCCCGCCTGGGGGTGACCGTCAAAATGGGGGTCGCCCAGCACCGCCTGGGTCTGGGCTTGCCGGAAGGCATCCAGCCGCCCCCGCACACCCTCGTCGGTCGTAGCGAGGAGCGCCGCTGCGAACAGCGCCGCGTTCTTCGCCCCCGCCGGACCGATGGCGAAGGTGGCGACCGGCACCCCGGCGGGCATCTGCACAATGCTGAGCAGGCTGTCCTGGCCGCTCAGGGCCTGACTTCTCACCGGTACCCCGAGCACCGGCACCCGCGTGAAGGCCGCGAGCATCCCCGGCAGGTGCGCCGCGCCGCCCGCTCCGGCGATCACGCAGCTCAGCTCCAGCCGCTCGGCCCGCGCCGCATAACTCGCGAGCAACCCCGGCGTGCGGTGGGCCGAGAGCACGCGCACCTCGTAGGAAATCTCCAGCTCCGCAAGCAGATCGAGTGCGCCCTGCATCGTCTCAAAATCGCTGCGGCTGCCCATCACCACGCCCACGCGCGGGGCCGAATGCTCGCTCATCACGCCGCGCAGTCTACCGGGGCCGCGCGCGGCGGACCGGGGAGGCAGGCCGCAGGTGCATAGGGGATCCGGTCTTCACTGAAAAGTCGCGTACTACACGCCGAAAAAGTGCCAGCGCGCATAAGTTTGACACCTGACGCATAAGACGCTATCTTTGTCTTATCACCGCCCGAGAGGCGGATTTTTTATTGCCCCTTCTTATGGACCTGTCAGGTGTGGCCCAGCCGCGCCAGCAGTTCCTGCGCGATTTGGGGGAGGGCGCCGGCACGCCCGATGCGTTTTCGGCCCTCCTGCACCGCCTGGTCGCGCGCCGGACCGGCGAGGAGAGTGCGCGCCGCCGCCGCGATGGCCTCCGCCTCAGGAGGCGTGAGCGTGAGGGCCACGCCGAGCAGCCGCCGTTGCCGCGCCGCGAAACCGGTGACGTACTGCGGCCCCCGCGTGGGAAAGCCGACCACCGGAACCCCCAGTCCCGCCGCCTGCTCGTTGGCGGTGCCTGCCGTGCCGAGTGCGAGGTGCGCCGCGTGCAGGATGGCGGAGAACGCATTCCGAAGCAGCCAAACCGGCGTCTGGTCCCACGAAGCTAGCGCCGTCCCTTCATCCCTGATCTGCACGTTCCAGCCTGGCAGCGGTGGCAATTCGGAAAACTCGCGCGGCCAGGCGACGAAAGCTTGCAGTTCGGGGAGTCGGCGGACGGCCTCCAGCATCAGCGGCAGCGAAGTCGCCGCGTCGCCGCGCTGGCCGGGGAGGAGGGCGAGCGCCGGCGCCCCGGTTTGCAGCGGGGTGAGGTCACGCTCGGGGGGCGGCAGGATGTCCATCGCGAAGCTGCCCCGGTAAGCGGCATTGACTCCGCTGAGAGCGAGGTGCCGGGCCGAGGGGGCGTCACGGGTGTAGACCCGCTCGGCCCGCCGGCCCAGCGCGAGTTCCCAGGGCATAAAGAGGTTGGCGCCGAGCGCGTTGAGTTCGCGCAGGTGGGCGGTGGGCGTCATGCCCTGCGCGTAGAGGACCGAGACGAGCGGTTGCAGGTGCGTGAGCGGCAAGCGGGGCCGCGTGGACGCCCCAGGCATCATCCGCGCCGCGAGCGCTCCTACCGCCAGGGCGTAGGTGTCGCCCACGACGACGACGTGCCGCGCCCCCGAACCCTGCCGGATAGCCGCGAGCCACTGGCCCACCGACGCGCTCACGAGGCCGGCTTGCAGATCGGCCCGCAGGTTCGCCAGGCTGCCGAACGGAAACCCGCCCGACGGCAGGGTGAGGCGCGGCCCGGCCATCTCCGCGAGGCTGGCATAGGCGCGGCCTTCGCCTACGAGGGGCAGGGCCAGCAGGGGACCGGCCCCCCGCGCCCGCAGCTCACGCCCGAGCGCCGCTCCGATCAGGTCCTCGGCGTGGCCGTTGGAGATCAGGAGCAGGGCAGGCGCATGCGGCGGCATGGACCGCACGCTAGCGCGTGTACCCTGCCGGGATGAGTGACCTGCTTTGGCCCCCCTTCTCCGTTGGGGTCAGCGTGCTCGTGCAGGACGAGGCCGGACGGGTCCTCCTCCAGCGCCGGGGCGACGACGGCCTGTGGGGCACGCCCGGCGGCGGCCTCGATCCCGGCGAGGATGTCCTGGTGGCGGCGCAGCGCGAACTGCGGGAGGAAACCGGGCTGCGCTGCCCGGACCTGCGCCTGCTTCCTCTGACCGAAGCGCTCGTCTCGGGGCCGGAGTTTTTCCACCGCTATCCGGACGGGCGGGGCTTTTTCCTCGTCGGGGCACGGGTGGAGGGCACTTTGCCGGCAGAGGCGCTCTGCCAGGCCCGGCTTCCAGCGAATGGCGAGACGCGCGAGCTGCGCTGGTTCGCGCTGGGTGACCTGCCGCCGCTGAGCGGCAACGTCAACCGCGCCACCCTGAACGTGCTGCGCGCCCGCGCCGGCTGGCCGCTTCTGCCGCTGGAGCCGGTCTCCCTGCCGCCGACTCCGCCCGAGTTCTGGTCCGCGCTGCGGCGGACGGGCGGGGCCGCGCCCCCCTTCATCCCTGGGGTGAGCGTGCTCGTGGGAGACGGGGCCGGGCGCACGCTGCTGCTGCGCGGCGCCGGGTCAGGCCGCTGGACCCTCCCGAAACGCCGCCTCGAACCGGGCGAGTCGTTTGAGGCGTGTGCGCGGCGCGGCCTGCGGGAAACGGTCCTGGAAGTTGAAACACTCCTCCCCACGGCGCTCCAGACCGGCCCCGAACCCGAGTTTCTGGGCAGCGTCCGCCTCGGCGTGCTGTACCGGGCGAACGTCGCCGCCCCGCCCCTGACGCCTGAGGCCCGGTTCTTCAGTACGGCGGACCTCGCCCGCCTCGGGGAGCTGGACGCCGAGGCAGAGGAGACGCTCGCCCTGTGGCGTGGGCCGGGGTGAATTAGGCTGCCGCCATGCGCCGCACCCTTCTCCGCTCTGGCCTGCTCGGGCTGGCCCTGCTCGCTGCCGCGCAGGCGCAACCGGCTTCCCCCCGGGTGCAGGTGAGTGGGGGCACCCTCGTGGGCCGCGCCGAGCCGGGGCTGACGCTCTGGCAGGGCGTGCCCTACGCGGCGCCGCCCGTCGGGGAGCGGCGCTGGCGGCCTCCGGAGCCGCCGCCGGCCTGGAATGGCGAGCGCGACGCCAGGCAGCCTGGTCCCCCCTGCCTTCAGCGCCTCACCATTCCAGGCGAGGCACCCAGGATTCGCGGCGCGGAGGACTGCCTCACGTTGAACGTGGCCGCGCCCGCAGGTGCTACGCGCGCGCCCGTGATGGTGTGGCTGCACGGCGGAAGTTTCTATTTCGGGGCCGGCAGCGACTATGACCTGCGGACGCTCGCCCGCGAGCAGGGCGTGGTGACGGTGAGCGTGAATTACCGGCTCGGGGCCTTCGGGTTCCTGGCCGCGCCGGGGCTGGTGGACGGCGCCGCCGACGGACCGGTGGGCAACGCTGGCCTGCTCGACCAGCAGGCGGCCCTGCACTGGGTGAAGGCGAACATCGCGGTTTTCGGTGGCGACCCGGACAACGTGACGGTCTTCGGCGAGTCGGCGGGCGGCATCAGCCTCTGCGCGCAGCTCGCCGCGCCGGGAGCCGCCGGCCTTTTCCAGAAGGCGATCATCCAGAGCGGCGCCTGCACCGCGCCAGGGCAGCTGGTCTCGCGCGGCGCAGCGCTGCGGCGCGGCGAACAGTTCGCTGAGGGTCTCGGCTGCGCGCCCACCGACGCCGCCTGCCTGCGCGCCGTGCCCGCCGAGCGGCTGGTGCGGGCGCCCGTGCCCGGAGCCGGGGTGCCGGGCCAGATTCCCTTCGCGCCCCACTTCGGCGACGCCACGCTGCCTCTCGACCCGGCCGAAGCGGTGCGCCGGGGGCTGATTCACCGAGCTCCCGTCCTGATCGGCAGCAACGACGCCGAGGGGCAGTTTTTCGCCTCGTGGCTCGGAAGCCCGGCGCGCGACCTCTCGGCGCTGGACTATGTCGGCCTCACCGCGCTGCTCAATGGCACCCAGACGCCGCGGATTCTGCGCGCCTACCGCCCGGAGGCTTACGGCAGCCGCGCCCTGGCCGCCGCCGCCGCCGTGACCGACGGCCTCTTCGCCTGCCCGGCCAACTCGCTCGCCCGCGCGCTGACGCCCTGGGTGCCGGTCTACAGCTACGAGTTCCGCGACCCGGCGCCGCCCAACAATCTTCGGCGGGTGGCCGGCATTCCGCGTTACGGGGCCTATCACGCCGCCGAGATCATGAGCGTGCTCGGCACCCCGCTGCCTGAAGGAATCGGGGACCCGGCAGAGTTCACGCCCGAGCAGGCGGCGCTCGCCCGCACCATCCGGAGCTACTGGGCCAATTTCGCGCGGACTGGCCATCCCAACGGCCCTGGCCTGCCGCTGTGGGAGCCGCTGAGCGCTTCCCAGAACAACGTCCACGCCCTGGCGCCGGGCGGCGTGGGCAAAGTGACCGACTTGCGTTCCCTGCGCCGCTGCGACGAGGTGTGGGGGCGCTGAGGTGGGGGCTCGTGACCCAAAAAGTGGCGCGCGGGAAGGCGAAAAGCCCGCGCGCCACTTGTCTTTT
Coding sequences:
- a CDS encoding ABC transporter ATP-binding protein; translated protein: MLTRKLPEREDLTGRQLLGVLAQTVPDLLRSAPLLVGLMLLMAVIQGLMPAVTILLGKWTVDGVGAALAGQEANLTLLAGAWAGAALLTQVTGVASQVLQGYASDHFTVRTMTRLMGKMGEIQGLDVLEDPRFHDDIEILQMGAPRRPLNLVSTLLYLVRSGVGAVGVSATLLTIGWWVPLVVVAGMLPALLRQLAFSKLGWSIFIQRTQDSRELNYFQRVAMRHEYAKEVRLYGLMPHLQGRYLERTLDYQRVMRGVRNKQLLGVLPYQALSLLVTAGLFIYVVDRAQQGVYTAGSVVLVITALAGLRDELRSISEYLSVGTEHLNWFHKFHRFLAAAPGVTAPAQPRPLPRELTLTLDRVTFGYRDGPPVVEDVSLTIPEGQVVAIVGENGAGKTTLVKLLLRFYDPSSGRILLGGPGEEVDLRAVDPGGWRAQVAAVFQDFAKFEWTLRENVVLGQPEDAPKLAHAVGASGLGAALNRVEGGLEARLGQAFGGVDLSGGQWQKLATARALYRDARVLILDEPTAALDPRSEAEVFAAFAALSRGRTTLLITHRLGSVLMADRVLVMKGGRLIEDGTHAGLLARGGEYAELWRLQASQYAEEREGVAG
- a CDS encoding GNAT family N-acetyltransferase: MTFTVTAGPLPALPELVALYDSVRWSAYTREPERLQEALENSGFLWTARREDGELIGLIRGLTDRVSILYVQDILVRPDWQRGGVGRALMEQMLAEYGHIRQMVLITDDEPKQLAFYASLGFQNTRGLVKVPTNAFYRVASGPLE
- the purE gene encoding 5-(carboxyamino)imidazole ribonucleotide mutase, translating into MSEHSAPRVGVVMGSRSDFETMQGALDLLAELEISYEVRVLSAHRTPGLLASYAARAERLELSCVIAGAGGAAHLPGMLAAFTRVPVLGVPVRSQALSGQDSLLSIVQMPAGVPVATFAIGPAGAKNAALFAAALLATTDEGVRGRLDAFRQAQTQAVLGDPHFDGHPQAGAE
- a CDS encoding MmcQ/YjbR family DNA-binding protein codes for the protein MQTVEDLRSVCRALPHSLETFPFDDVTLVFKVGYLSKSKMYALTDVTADPLRLSVKVPPERGEELRAEHPGHIVPGHHLNKRHWVTLTLDGSLPAELVKELLRGSYLLVARGGFTKAERRELGLPDAL
- a CDS encoding VanW family protein, translated to MKFRGLSLFLALAVMAHAAPPGTPAPASAPALPPQDQPKSTRPPLPAPAFPLPAPAPLKLTFTAPLQKIEGGQLTRHTLRKSWTLPAKWVARSREYGKVTSYLGPLLTEVERAVNVKGRPARFFERPGGWIATDQPEWTFDRAATRQALLKAMLAGENAAAVVFQEKRPERSVTLLAERGVLGHLATARSSFAGSPDFRSKNVVVGASKFDYAFVAPNGEFNFNRMVGEVSARTGFVPGYVIAGDSLALEDGGGLCQVSTTAFRALWEAGLPVVERHQHSHRVRYYDPIGYEATVYAPYKNLRMNNDTGAHLFFQVTWNTRSQKLRFDVFGTDTGRRARVSGPVVTDLKPPAAPSFMADERVAPGQQRLLDGPMEGMTSVLTRTVTFADGRTRKDEIRSVYKPWGAVYAVHPHDPRLPAEQMARK
- the purK gene encoding 5-(carboxyamino)imidazole ribonucleotide synthase, with protein sequence MRPRTLGILGGGQLAQMLALAALPLGVRVRVLEPDPEAPARLCAEHLCAPYTDPVGLDTLAGCDAVTLEFENVPVEALDALRGRVPVRPGAGLLARSKHRAHEKRALREVGAGTAPFVAIETQGDLVGALAEVGGQGLLKTAELGYDGKGQARVTSEGELRRAWDDLGRVPCVLEGFVTFTREVSLAVARTAAGELAFGPLVENVHRGGILRTSVFPARSPQGTEARARDLARRVAEGWGLEGLITLEFFELPNGDLLVNEVAPRVHNSGHLTQDGGGVSQFEAQVRAVLGLPLSDWRPLLPCAMVNYVGVTGPGGEAQEPDWEGIDALPGTHVHLYHKGGGAGRKLGHVNLVAPDKQALRERLTALEARIP
- a CDS encoding response regulator yields the protein MSPNSAPEVQILLVEDSEPDILLTEEAFAEARVRNQLHVVRDGEEALQFLRRQGEHARAPRPDVILMDINMPRKNGLEVLEEVKADPELRTIPILILTTSQAEEDVRRSYAGHASGYVVKPVGFENFLQAIRAFEEFWLTFVRFPPRA
- a CDS encoding lipid-A-disaccharide synthase-related protein translates to MPPHAPALLLISNGHAEDLIGAALGRELRARGAGPLLALPLVGEGRAYASLAEMAGPRLTLPSGGFPFGSLANLRADLQAGLVSASVGQWLAAIRQGSGARHVVVVGDTYALAVGALAARMMPGASTRPRLPLTHLQPLVSVLYAQGMTPTAHLRELNALGANLFMPWELALGRRAERVYTRDAPSARHLALSGVNAAYRGSFAMDILPPPERDLTPLQTGAPALALLPGQRGDAATSLPLMLEAVRRLPELQAFVAWPREFSELPPLPGWNVQIRDEGTALASWDQTPVWLLRNAFSAILHAAHLALGTAGTANEQAAGLGVPVVGFPTRGPQYVTGFAARQRRLLGVALTLTPPEAEAIAAAARTLLAGPARDQAVQEGRKRIGRAGALPQIAQELLARLGHT